In Pygocentrus nattereri isolate fPygNat1 chromosome 30, fPygNat1.pri, whole genome shotgun sequence, the following proteins share a genomic window:
- the LOC108424693 gene encoding membrane-spanning 4-domains subfamily A member 12-like, whose amino-acid sequence MSAGAVPVVTHVITQQTIPTPQVMQNVTGQVFTTATPVNVSSVGKSSPAGFLVKFLKGEPKALGTVQIMIGLFTILSAFVVITSAFVGSGISFWGALIYISTGSLTIAAENKLNPCLVKASLGMNVISAVTAGIAIFILCADLVTGDICYYYSNSHSHSSTYCVLSLVNNLELNNPEDEFKSKWAVEGRRRRRRLLVCVGKSTTTYAYKSQWFPNLQWQTQSTELTDFIFR is encoded by the exons ATGTCAGCCGGGGCAGTTCCAGTCGTCACCCATGTGATCACACAGCAAACCATTCCCACCCCTCAGGTGATGCAAAATGTGACTGGACAGGTGTTCACCACTGCCACACCAGTAAATGTCAGCAGTGTTGGAAAGAGCTCCcctgcaggctttcttgtgAAGTTTCTGAAAGGAGAGCCAAAGGCACTGGGG ACTGTCCAAATAATGATTGGTCTGTTCACAATTTTGTCTGCCTTTGTTGTGATTACATCAGCTTTTGTCGGCTCTGGCATTTCTTTCTGGGGAGCTTTGATA TACATTAGCACTGGCTCTCTGACCATTGCAGCAGAGAACAAGCTGAATCCCTGTTTG GTGAAAGCCTCTCTGGGTATGAATGTGATCAGCGCTGTAACTGCAGGAATAGCCATCTTTATACTGTGTGCAGATTTAGTAACAGGGGATATTTGCTATTATTATTCCAATTCCCATTCCCATTCATCTACCTATTGT GTGCTGTCTCTCGTCAACAATCTTGAACTGAACAATCCAGAAG ATGAATTCAAAAGTAAGTGGGCGGTAGAGGGACGTAGAAGACGTAGAAGACTTTTAGTGTGTGTAGGTAAGTCAACCACAACCTATGCCTACAAAAGCCAGTGGTTTCCAAACCTGCAGTGGCAGACGCAGAGCACTGAACTAACAGACTTCATCTTCaggtaa
- the LOC119262932 gene encoding membrane-spanning 4-domains subfamily A member 4A-like — protein sequence MASSFVPGANTRNGFTIVTQVVPAGMDQYGPGTGGGDVTGGPVKKPLKGEPKALGTVQIMIGIMTLFFGIVKTVYSPHVGVYSGVTYWGSCLYITSGALSVAAGNKANTCVVRSSLVMNIISAVAAGIAMVLLSFDIALQEIYGYYSCSYDNRWSDQCATFLQLRGQSSGISGVLLVFSLFEFIISICSSAFICKATCCNESPVQTVYCRNTPETHNLAENV from the exons ATGGCCTCCAGTTTTGTACCTGGTGCTAACACAAGAAATGGCTTCACCATCGTGACTCAAGTGGTTCCAGCTGGAATGGATCAGTATGGCCCCGGGACTGGAGGCGGAGACGTCACTGGAGGCCCAGTTAAAAAACCTCTGAAAGGAGAGCCAAAGGCACTGGGG actgtccagatAATGATCGGGATCATGACACTCTTCTTCGGTATAGTTAAAACGGTCTATTCACCACATGTGGGAGTCTACAGCGGTGTCACCTACTGGGGATCATGTCTT TATATCACCTCAGGTGCTTTATCTGTTGCTGCAGGCAACAAAGCTAATACCTGTGTG GTGAGAAGCTCCCTGGTGATGAACATAATCAGTGCTGTGGCTGCAGGAATAGCCATGGTTCTGCTGTCTTTTGACATTGCCTTACAGGAAATTTATGGATATTATAGCTGTTCATATGACAATCGTTGGAGTGACCAGTGTGCAACTTTCCTCCAGTTAAGG ggCCAATCAAGTGGAATCAGTggagtgctgctggtgttctctcTGTTCGAGTTCATCATCTCCATCTGCAGTTCTGCGTTCATCTGCAAAGCCACCTGCTGCAATGAATCTCCA gTCCAGACCGTGTATTGCCGCAACACTCCTGAAACTCACAATCTGGCCGAAAatgtttaa